The following coding sequences lie in one Flavobacterium sediminis genomic window:
- a CDS encoding MBL fold metallo-hydrolase, giving the protein MKIHAIEAGNFKLDGGAMFGVVPKTIWNKTNPADHNNLIDIAARCMLIEDGNRLILIDTGMGNKQSDKFFGYYSLWGDFSLEKSLKEKGFHPDDITDVFMTHLHFDHCGGSVNWNKDRTGYETAFKNATYWSNKDHWQWATVPNVREKASFLKENILPMEESGQLKFIEKPDGDYLAESPLGFGILFVDGHTEKQMLPHLQYEGKTLVFCADLLATAGHIPIPYVMGYDTRPLLTVDEKAKFMNKAADEDYLLWLEHDAHNQIITVQHTEKGVRLKEVMTCEEVLK; this is encoded by the coding sequence ATGAAAATTCATGCAATTGAAGCCGGCAATTTCAAATTAGACGGAGGAGCAATGTTCGGAGTTGTTCCCAAAACTATCTGGAACAAGACCAATCCGGCAGATCATAACAACCTGATTGATATAGCTGCCCGATGTATGCTGATTGAAGACGGTAATCGCTTAATTTTAATTGATACCGGAATGGGCAACAAGCAGTCGGATAAATTTTTCGGTTACTATTCTCTTTGGGGAGATTTTTCTCTGGAAAAATCTTTAAAAGAAAAAGGGTTTCACCCTGATGATATAACTGATGTTTTCATGACTCACCTGCATTTTGACCATTGTGGCGGAAGTGTAAACTGGAACAAAGACAGAACCGGATATGAAACTGCCTTTAAAAATGCTACGTACTGGAGCAATAAAGACCATTGGCAATGGGCAACTGTTCCTAATGTACGAGAAAAAGCATCTTTTTTAAAAGAAAATATCTTGCCTATGGAAGAGAGCGGACAACTTAAATTCATAGAAAAACCGGATGGAGATTATTTAGCTGAAAGCCCACTTGGATTCGGAATTCTCTTTGTAGATGGACATACCGAAAAGCAGATGTTGCCGCACCTTCAATACGAAGGCAAAACGTTAGTATTTTGTGCAGATTTATTAGCAACTGCCGGACACATTCCTATTCCTTACGTTATGGGATATGATACCCGTCCTTTACTAACCGTAGATGAAAAAGCGAAATTCATGAATAAAGCTGCTGACGAAGATTATTTATTATGGCTGGAACATGATGCACACAACCAGATCATAACTGTTCAACATACTGAAAAAGGGGTTCGCTTAAAAGAAGTTATGACTTGTGAAGAAGTCTTAAAATAG